One Cellulomonas soli DNA window includes the following coding sequences:
- a CDS encoding WhiB family transcriptional regulator, translated as MDWRHRAACLDEDPELFFPIGNTGPALLQIEEAKAVCRRCDVVDTCLKWALETGQDAGVWGGLSEDERRALKRRTARQRRAS; from the coding sequence ATGGACTGGCGCCACCGCGCAGCATGCCTCGACGAGGACCCCGAGCTGTTCTTCCCGATCGGCAACACGGGCCCGGCCCTGCTGCAGATCGAGGAGGCCAAGGCGGTCTGCCGTCGCTGCGACGTCGTCGACACGTGCCTGAAGTGGGCGCTCGAGACCGGCCAGGACGCCGGCGTCTGGGGCGGCCTGTCCGAGGACGAGCGCCGCGCGCTCAAGCGCCGCACGGCCCGTCAGCGCCGCGCGAGCTGA
- a CDS encoding ABC transporter ATP-binding protein, translated as MGTTPERPVEQHPTASRARGLSKVYGHGASAVRALDGVDIDFAAGAFTAIMGPSGSGKSTLMHLLAGLDQASGGTVHLGPTELTSLDDDALTRLRRDRVGFVFQSFNLLPMFTAEQNVLLPLELAGARVDRAWFDTLVSTLGLGQRLTHRPSELSGGQQQRVAIARALIAKPDVVFADEPTGNLDSRSGAEVLSFLRRSVRELGRTIIMVTHDPAAAAYADRVVLLADGRIAGEVHDPTPESVLAALDALRQLDGAPEPGLATGAISVVGA; from the coding sequence GCCTCGGCCGTCCGGGCGCTCGACGGCGTCGACATCGACTTCGCGGCGGGGGCGTTCACCGCGATCATGGGCCCGTCGGGTTCGGGCAAGTCCACGCTCATGCACCTGCTCGCGGGCCTCGACCAGGCGAGCGGCGGCACCGTGCACCTCGGGCCGACCGAGCTGACCAGCCTGGACGACGACGCGCTGACCCGGTTGCGTCGGGACCGGGTGGGTTTCGTCTTCCAGTCGTTCAACCTGCTGCCGATGTTCACGGCCGAGCAGAACGTGCTGCTGCCGCTCGAGCTCGCCGGCGCCCGCGTCGACCGGGCCTGGTTCGACACCCTCGTCAGCACCCTGGGGCTGGGCCAGCGTCTGACGCACCGGCCCAGCGAGCTGTCCGGTGGCCAGCAGCAGCGGGTGGCGATCGCCCGGGCGCTCATCGCGAAGCCGGACGTCGTGTTCGCCGACGAGCCGACGGGCAACCTCGACTCCCGCTCGGGGGCGGAGGTGCTCAGCTTCCTGCGCCGGTCGGTGCGCGAGCTCGGCCGCACGATCATCATGGTCACGCACGACCCCGCGGCTGCGGCCTACGCCGATCGCGTCGTGCTGCTGGCCGACGGGCGCATCGCGGGCGAGGTCCACGACCCGACGCCGGAGTCGGTTCTCGCCGCGCTCGACGCGCTGCGTCAGCTCGACGGTGCGCCGGAGCCGGGCCTGGCCACGGGTGCGATCTCGGTGGTGGGTGCCTGA
- a CDS encoding ABC transporter permease: MLRLTLAQMRRSVGRLAAAGIAIAISAAFLTATLLAGKVMTRAGYDAVTAMYAQADLVVAGDFTSDDVATARDLPGVAAADPLLVTGVPLEHGSRTVWQPMLATTSDPRLSSLELVDGSLPTTSGQVALEAGALDRLGLKVGDPLTLEWTQWSDDPDTEPTEHTVDLQVVGEVSDPNNAWTGYGGAGVALAEDLQTWSAGSEELPASMLVATDDLATARAELAQAFPGSDVKTRDEAAAAQIAQMSGQGNVLLMVVLGFAAVALLVAALVISNTFQVLVAQRTRTLALLRAVGAVRGQLRMSVVTEAAILGLTTSALGVLLGGALTQLALSAAGGMDLGVRLPTTIDVDATVVLVPLLVGTLVTVLASLVPARAATRVSPVEALRPADAPTTDDRAGRFRLVFSVLLVVLGLLGLAGGAGLAMLGAGDPMGALGVAVLGGALSFVGVLVGCVFWVPKVVSLTGRLIARTGPSARLAAANTLRNPRRTAATSTALLIGVTLVTLMTTGAVTTEASMSGELDTRYAVDVAVAMPDGDGDLPSSAVSTLGGVDGVRQVVQLTSSTVTVDGAEVLLLGLEPSDASVLRDPALLRDLDDGAIVLADGIESLADSDVSTVTGDAGSADLEVLEPGLGGSAAVVTKATLAGLDPSAGTTTAWLSLDGSRTAAQVVQDVTDAFPDTALEISSGAVEREQYTQVLDTLLAIVVGLLAVAVVIALIGVANTLSLSVIERRRESATLRAIGLTRSQLRTTLAVEGVLIAGVGAVLGMALGILYGWAGAATVFAGMGPLHLAVPWLDLAIVLLVACAAGLLASVVPGRAAARTSPVAALAVD, from the coding sequence ATGCTGCGACTCACGCTGGCGCAGATGCGCCGCAGCGTCGGTCGCCTGGCGGCGGCGGGCATCGCGATCGCGATCAGCGCGGCGTTCCTGACCGCGACCCTGCTGGCGGGCAAGGTCATGACCCGTGCCGGGTACGACGCGGTCACCGCGATGTACGCCCAGGCCGACCTGGTCGTCGCCGGGGACTTCACCTCGGACGACGTCGCGACCGCGCGCGACCTGCCGGGCGTCGCCGCCGCAGACCCGCTGCTCGTCACCGGCGTCCCCCTGGAGCACGGGAGCCGCACCGTGTGGCAGCCCATGCTCGCGACCACCTCCGACCCGCGGCTCTCCTCGCTCGAGCTCGTCGACGGCTCGCTCCCGACGACCTCCGGGCAGGTCGCGCTCGAGGCCGGCGCGCTCGACCGGCTCGGGCTGAAGGTCGGCGACCCGCTGACCCTCGAGTGGACGCAGTGGAGCGACGACCCCGACACGGAACCGACCGAGCACACGGTCGACCTGCAGGTGGTCGGCGAGGTGAGCGACCCGAACAACGCGTGGACGGGGTACGGCGGCGCAGGCGTGGCCCTCGCGGAGGACCTGCAGACCTGGTCGGCCGGCAGCGAGGAGCTCCCGGCCTCGATGCTGGTCGCCACCGACGACCTGGCGACGGCCCGCGCCGAGCTCGCGCAGGCCTTCCCCGGGTCCGACGTGAAGACCCGGGACGAGGCGGCCGCGGCGCAGATCGCGCAGATGTCCGGCCAGGGCAACGTGCTGCTCATGGTCGTGCTCGGCTTCGCGGCGGTCGCGCTGCTGGTCGCGGCACTGGTCATCTCGAACACGTTCCAGGTGCTCGTGGCCCAGCGGACCCGCACGCTCGCCCTGCTGCGCGCGGTCGGTGCGGTGCGCGGTCAGCTGCGCATGTCGGTCGTCACCGAGGCGGCGATCCTCGGGCTGACCACGTCGGCGCTCGGGGTCCTGCTCGGCGGTGCGCTGACCCAGCTCGCACTGAGCGCGGCCGGGGGGATGGACCTGGGCGTGCGGCTGCCGACCACGATCGACGTCGACGCCACGGTCGTGCTCGTCCCGCTGCTGGTCGGCACGCTCGTCACGGTGCTCGCCTCGCTCGTCCCGGCGCGGGCAGCCACCCGGGTCTCCCCCGTCGAGGCGCTGCGTCCTGCCGACGCCCCGACGACCGACGACCGCGCCGGTCGGTTCCGGCTGGTGTTCTCGGTGCTGCTCGTGGTCCTCGGGCTGCTCGGCCTCGCCGGCGGTGCCGGCCTGGCGATGCTCGGTGCCGGTGACCCCATGGGTGCGCTCGGCGTAGCGGTGCTCGGCGGTGCGCTCTCGTTCGTCGGCGTCCTCGTCGGGTGCGTCTTCTGGGTCCCGAAGGTCGTCTCCCTGACGGGTCGCCTGATCGCCCGCACCGGGCCCAGCGCCCGGCTCGCCGCCGCGAACACCCTGCGCAACCCGCGACGGACCGCGGCGACGAGCACCGCGCTGCTCATCGGGGTCACGCTCGTGACGTTGATGACCACGGGCGCGGTGACCACGGAGGCGTCGATGTCGGGCGAGCTGGACACGCGCTACGCGGTGGACGTGGCCGTCGCCATGCCGGACGGTGACGGTGACCTGCCGAGCTCGGCGGTCTCGACGCTCGGCGGGGTCGACGGCGTCCGCCAGGTGGTGCAGCTGACCTCCTCGACGGTCACGGTGGACGGCGCCGAGGTCCTGCTCCTCGGGCTCGAGCCGTCCGACGCCTCCGTGCTCCGGGACCCGGCCCTGCTGCGGGACCTCGACGACGGTGCGATCGTGCTGGCCGACGGGATCGAGAGCCTGGCGGACTCCGATGTCAGCACCGTGACCGGCGACGCCGGCTCCGCGGACCTCGAGGTCCTGGAACCGGGTCTGGGCGGGAGCGCGGCCGTCGTCACGAAGGCGACGCTCGCCGGCCTCGACCCGTCCGCAGGCACGACCACCGCATGGCTGTCGCTCGACGGCAGCCGCACCGCGGCGCAGGTCGTGCAGGACGTCACCGACGCGTTCCCCGACACCGCCCTGGAGATCAGCAGCGGGGCGGTCGAGCGCGAGCAGTACACGCAGGTGCTCGACACGCTCCTCGCGATCGTCGTGGGCCTGCTCGCCGTGGCGGTCGTCATCGCGCTCATCGGGGTCGCGAACACGCTGTCGCTGTCGGTCATCGAACGTCGGCGGGAGTCCGCGACCCTGCGGGCGATCGGGCTCACGCGGTCGCAGCTGCGCACGACGCTCGCCGTCGAGGGCGTGCTCATCGCCGGTGTCGGTGCCGTGCTCGGCATGGCGCTGGGCATCCTGTACGGCTGGGCGGGCGCGGCGACGGTGTTCGCCGGCATGGGCCCGCTGCACCTGGCCGTGCCGTGGCTCGACCTCGCGATCGTGCTGCTGGTCGCGTGCGCCGCGGGCCTGCTGGCCTCGGTGGTCCCGGGGCGTGCGGCCGCCCGCACGTCGCCGGTCGCGGCCCTCGCGGTCGACTGA
- a CDS encoding FtsK/SpoIIIE domain-containing protein translates to MLLTTLHPDPTRGPGLHTTDVDVDEGLAVPALLTHLVRLTGWAGWPQSPVAVGPATLAPGHPSGQYPLVPGCVLRPGPDPDPTGEVGGRSAAALREQWHVAVTSGPDCGAVVGLPLAPIGVRLAAHGSPDPTPGIPTVQDPTWGDLVVQVRLVRHRAGVRAFVRIAGHAPEGTGPAALARPAAQRSMSQRRTARRRRVRTAPVLSTRAAFPRMRRGWTRWRPGDALHVGASVLELRRSPQVGLPVPTPGDRPRTGRGLPARRADLIGLLAPALGSVVLAAALRQPLLLVSCLVGPLALLTSRPAREQDASRATAVGPTDPAALAAATVHALWRTGSVPPSDQGGPGALANAPAPSPQPAWSGALDGPGATLAVSGSPAHARAAARAVLLGAVGPHGSLPVLVHTGSGLHWSWTRWIAAPARTATLPTPQDPESVVVVDLTHSSTGHTNPSAAASDTLALLASWRARVPSTHRLLLVVPAATGRSRSRVPPHEGARAVPAWCRTVMEVDETLARLRTPDGRTSTGPVHGVGHGWAEEQARRVAAVRHARAALPSAPGPSTDGRTTGGGPAVPSTSDLGALAGVPAAEPAAVLAAWDRHARGLQAVLGAGPGGDPVTVDLVRDGPHLLVAGTTGAGKSQLLSALVLTLALAHPPERLTVALIDFKGGTSLGAVADLPHVVGRVSDLDAAHATRALTGLRAELRRRERLVGAAGVRDIAELDPTDPTTPARLLVVVDEFRALADELPDALPALARLAAQGRSLGMHLVLATQRPAGAVTPDLRANIALRMCLRVTDAAESQDVLDAPDAARIGASTPGRAWLRRGSGRLEAVQVARTRTAVAATPVRPAPPWSGEGRPRSAPGAQAEVDADARAWVGAIRRAGAGRPAPAGPWLPELPPSVTVAEALAADGIDARGTAPDLPLTLALADLPDEQRRASVPWAAADGHLLVLGGPRSGRTTTLVGLGLQAAARGWTVHAVGLPRAAVDSLAPTGALGTVVDPDDPRRLARLVELLTARAAQPLHQLLLLDGVEPALAALATVARGAAADRLTALWAERPQTVAVAAVAAVGASTAGLAASFRDRVVLPVTDPALDVVAGVPTHLRGARRHPGRAVHLGPTGARLCQVVVAVPPPTRRDRELDAGAGAVPSCAPARGPRLIALPPSVDLPPSADLPASGGGPGTLAVAIGVGGDRADALVVDLDRGLLVTGPPGSGRSTALATVAAQLQRAGVEVVRLGAAPDVLARATPRVLTSTELPIHRPTGAADPGGTAGTAGTAGTAGAAGTAGAAGLTVVVDDLDDLELLEPQDAERLALAVASGAVRLVASALTDRAASAFRGPMSFAVRSAVLLVLDPATPGSADLLGPRAPWLAEPAAPPGRGALRDGRRVDPVQVYLAP, encoded by the coding sequence GTGCTCCTGACGACCCTGCACCCGGACCCCACCCGCGGGCCGGGTCTGCACACCACCGACGTCGACGTCGACGAGGGCCTCGCGGTCCCCGCGCTGCTCACCCACCTCGTCCGGCTGACCGGCTGGGCCGGGTGGCCGCAGAGCCCGGTCGCCGTCGGCCCGGCGACCCTGGCCCCGGGGCACCCCTCGGGCCAGTACCCCCTGGTACCGGGCTGCGTGCTGCGACCGGGCCCGGACCCGGACCCGACAGGTGAGGTCGGGGGACGCAGCGCGGCCGCGCTGCGGGAGCAGTGGCACGTCGCCGTGACCTCCGGACCCGACTGCGGTGCGGTCGTCGGCCTGCCCCTCGCTCCCATCGGGGTGCGGCTCGCCGCGCACGGGTCCCCCGACCCGACACCGGGCATCCCGACCGTCCAGGACCCGACCTGGGGCGACCTCGTCGTGCAGGTGCGGCTCGTGCGGCACCGGGCCGGGGTCCGGGCGTTCGTCCGCATCGCCGGTCACGCGCCGGAGGGCACCGGGCCGGCGGCTCTCGCGCGACCGGCAGCCCAGCGCTCGATGTCCCAGCGCCGGACGGCGCGGCGCCGACGCGTGCGCACCGCACCGGTGCTGTCGACCCGCGCGGCCTTCCCTCGGATGCGGCGCGGCTGGACCCGATGGAGGCCCGGCGACGCCCTGCACGTGGGCGCCAGCGTCCTCGAGCTGCGCCGCTCGCCGCAGGTCGGGCTCCCGGTGCCCACGCCGGGCGACCGTCCCCGCACGGGGCGAGGCCTCCCCGCGCGTCGCGCCGACCTGATCGGCCTGCTCGCACCCGCGCTCGGCTCGGTCGTCCTCGCGGCAGCGCTGCGTCAACCCCTCCTGCTCGTCTCGTGCCTGGTCGGACCGCTCGCGCTGCTCACCTCCCGGCCCGCCCGGGAGCAGGATGCATCGCGGGCCACCGCGGTGGGACCCACCGATCCCGCCGCCCTCGCCGCCGCGACCGTGCACGCGCTGTGGCGCACCGGATCGGTACCCCCGTCCGACCAGGGCGGCCCCGGGGCCCTCGCGAACGCGCCCGCCCCGTCGCCGCAGCCGGCCTGGTCCGGGGCCCTCGACGGCCCCGGTGCCACCCTCGCCGTCAGCGGGTCGCCCGCGCACGCCCGGGCGGCCGCCCGGGCCGTCCTGCTGGGCGCCGTCGGGCCGCACGGCTCGCTGCCGGTCCTCGTGCACACCGGCAGCGGACTGCACTGGTCGTGGACCCGCTGGATCGCCGCGCCAGCCCGTACGGCCACGCTCCCGACCCCTCAGGACCCGGAGTCCGTGGTCGTGGTCGACCTCACGCACAGCAGCACGGGCCACACGAACCCGTCCGCTGCGGCGTCCGACACCCTCGCCCTGCTGGCGTCGTGGCGAGCCCGTGTCCCCTCGACGCACCGCCTCCTGCTCGTCGTCCCCGCCGCCACCGGCCGGAGCCGGTCCCGGGTCCCTCCGCACGAGGGCGCACGGGCGGTGCCCGCGTGGTGCCGCACGGTCATGGAGGTCGACGAGACCCTGGCCCGGTTGCGCACGCCCGACGGCCGCACGTCGACCGGCCCTGTGCACGGGGTGGGCCACGGCTGGGCCGAGGAGCAGGCGCGCCGGGTCGCGGCCGTCCGACACGCCCGCGCCGCACTCCCGTCGGCACCGGGCCCGAGCACTGACGGGCGGACGACAGGTGGCGGACCGGCCGTTCCCTCGACGAGCGACCTCGGCGCCCTGGCGGGCGTGCCGGCAGCCGAGCCCGCCGCCGTCCTCGCCGCGTGGGACCGGCACGCCCGCGGGCTGCAGGCCGTCCTGGGCGCCGGGCCCGGTGGGGATCCCGTGACCGTCGACCTCGTGCGCGACGGGCCTCACCTGCTCGTCGCCGGAACGACCGGTGCCGGCAAGTCGCAGCTGCTCAGCGCCCTCGTGCTGACGCTGGCGCTCGCCCATCCGCCCGAGCGCCTCACCGTGGCGCTCATCGACTTCAAGGGCGGCACGAGCCTGGGGGCCGTGGCCGACCTGCCGCACGTGGTCGGCCGGGTGAGCGACCTCGACGCGGCGCACGCCACCCGGGCGCTCACCGGGCTCCGGGCCGAGCTGCGCCGACGGGAACGGCTCGTCGGGGCGGCAGGGGTCCGGGACATCGCCGAGCTCGACCCCACCGACCCGACGACACCCGCCCGCCTCCTCGTGGTCGTCGACGAGTTCCGCGCGCTGGCCGACGAGCTCCCCGACGCCCTGCCTGCGCTGGCTCGCCTCGCCGCCCAGGGACGCTCGCTCGGCATGCACCTCGTGCTCGCGACGCAACGACCCGCGGGCGCGGTGACCCCCGACCTGCGGGCAAACATCGCACTACGGATGTGCCTGCGGGTCACGGACGCCGCGGAGTCCCAGGACGTCCTGGACGCACCGGACGCGGCACGCATCGGCGCGAGCACGCCCGGACGTGCCTGGCTGCGCCGGGGAAGCGGCCGGCTCGAAGCGGTGCAGGTCGCCCGCACGCGCACCGCAGTGGCGGCCACGCCCGTGCGCCCGGCACCGCCGTGGTCCGGCGAGGGGCGTCCCCGCAGCGCGCCCGGCGCTCAGGCCGAGGTCGACGCCGACGCACGCGCCTGGGTCGGGGCGATCCGCCGTGCCGGCGCGGGGCGCCCCGCGCCGGCAGGCCCCTGGCTCCCCGAGCTGCCGCCGTCCGTGACGGTCGCCGAGGCGCTCGCTGCCGACGGCATCGACGCACGCGGCACGGCGCCGGACCTGCCTCTGACGCTCGCGTTGGCCGACCTGCCCGACGAGCAGCGCCGCGCGTCGGTGCCCTGGGCTGCCGCCGACGGCCACCTGCTCGTCCTCGGCGGACCCCGGTCGGGCCGGACGACCACGCTCGTCGGGCTCGGCCTGCAGGCGGCAGCACGGGGCTGGACCGTGCACGCGGTCGGGCTCCCCCGCGCGGCCGTCGACTCCCTGGCCCCGACCGGCGCGCTCGGCACGGTCGTCGACCCCGACGACCCGCGCAGGCTGGCCCGGCTGGTCGAGCTGCTCACCGCACGTGCGGCGCAGCCGCTGCACCAGCTCCTGCTGCTCGACGGCGTCGAGCCTGCGCTCGCGGCGCTCGCCACCGTGGCCAGAGGCGCGGCTGCCGACAGGCTCACGGCCCTGTGGGCCGAGCGGCCGCAGACGGTCGCCGTCGCCGCCGTCGCCGCCGTGGGCGCGAGCACCGCGGGCCTGGCGGCCTCCTTCCGCGACAGGGTCGTGCTGCCGGTCACCGACCCGGCGCTCGACGTGGTAGCAGGGGTCCCGACCCACCTGCGCGGCGCGCGTCGCCACCCGGGGCGGGCCGTGCACCTCGGCCCCACGGGCGCCCGGCTGTGCCAGGTGGTGGTGGCGGTGCCGCCACCGACGCGGAGAGACCGCGAGCTCGACGCGGGCGCGGGCGCGGTCCCGTCGTGCGCGCCTGCGCGCGGCCCGCGCCTGATCGCCCTGCCGCCGTCGGTGGACCTGCCGCCATCCGCCGACCTGCCGGCATCCGGGGGCGGGCCTGGCACCCTCGCCGTCGCGATCGGGGTCGGCGGCGACCGGGCCGACGCGCTCGTCGTCGACCTGGACCGCGGGCTGCTCGTCACCGGCCCACCGGGCTCGGGCCGCAGCACGGCCCTCGCGACCGTCGCCGCACAGCTGCAGCGCGCCGGCGTCGAGGTCGTGCGTCTCGGCGCGGCCCCCGACGTCCTCGCCCGGGCGACGCCGCGGGTGCTCACGTCCACGGAGCTGCCGATCCACCGACCGACGGGCGCAGCGGATCCAGGGGGCACAGCGGGCACTGCGGGCACTGCGGGCACTGCGGGCGCAGCGGGCACAGCGGGTGCAGCGGGCCTGACCGTCGTGGTCGACGATCTCGACGACCTCGAGCTGCTCGAACCGCAGGACGCCGAGCGGCTCGCCCTCGCCGTCGCGTCAGGCGCGGTCCGGCTGGTCGCCTCGGCACTGACCGACCGCGCGGCGAGCGCGTTCCGCGGCCCGATGTCCTTCGCCGTGCGATCGGCGGTGCTGCTGGTCCTGGACCCGGCGACCCCGGGGTCGGCCGACCTGCTGGGCCCGCGTGCCCCGTGGCTGGCCGAACCCGCGGCCCCGCCTGGCCGCGGGGCGCTGCGCGACGGGCGACGGGTCGATCCCGTCCAGGTCTACCTCGCGCCGTGA